Proteins encoded by one window of Campylobacter concisus:
- a CDS encoding MFS transporter yields the protein MLKSVLPLSFIIASRFLGLFIVLPVLSLYALNLRGANEFLVGLIVGVYAISQMIFQVPFGALSDRIGRKKTLTIGLLVFIIGSIICALTSDIFTMLFGRFLQGVGAIGAVATAMISDYITEEKRSKAMAIMGAFIGLSFTLSMVLGPLLAKDYGLSSLFYLSAALSLLCIVLLYTVVPKEIKVSAKSEKVPFGKLFLQKDYMIINFTSFMQKMLASIAFLVIPIVLVKEYGYESSELYKVYTLGAVLGFLAMGLAGALGDGKGLSKVILIAGTLLFAITYTIFAISFTLFIFVLGVAIFFIGFNLHEPIMQSTATKFVKSSQKGSALGVFNSFGYLGSFVGGAFGGYILHAFGFKVLAIICVVLCVIWLILLFSLSDPRIFKNIYLSPEVSLNLELLNSQKGVVDYYKNEKNQVIKFDSRLTSEAALKESLKF from the coding sequence ATGTTAAAAAGCGTTTTACCACTATCTTTTATCATAGCAAGCAGATTTTTAGGTCTTTTTATAGTTTTGCCGGTACTTAGCCTTTATGCCTTGAATTTACGCGGAGCAAACGAGTTTTTAGTAGGGCTAATAGTAGGCGTCTATGCGATCTCACAGATGATATTTCAAGTGCCTTTTGGAGCGCTCTCGGATAGGATAGGACGCAAAAAAACATTAACGATCGGACTTTTGGTTTTTATCATCGGCTCAATAATTTGTGCACTTACAAGCGATATTTTTACCATGCTATTTGGTAGATTTTTACAAGGTGTAGGTGCTATCGGAGCAGTTGCAACTGCGATGATAAGTGACTATATAACAGAAGAAAAACGCTCAAAAGCTATGGCGATAATGGGCGCTTTTATAGGGCTTAGTTTCACGCTTTCTATGGTACTTGGGCCGCTTCTTGCCAAAGACTATGGGCTTTCAAGCCTCTTTTACTTAAGTGCCGCTCTTAGCCTGCTTTGCATTGTGCTTCTTTACACCGTTGTGCCAAAAGAGATAAAAGTGAGTGCTAAAAGTGAAAAAGTACCATTTGGTAAGCTGTTTTTACAAAAAGACTACATGATCATAAATTTCACCTCTTTTATGCAAAAGATGCTAGCAAGCATCGCATTTTTGGTGATCCCTATCGTTTTAGTAAAAGAGTACGGTTACGAAAGCAGCGAGCTTTACAAGGTCTATACACTTGGCGCAGTGCTTGGCTTTTTGGCTATGGGGCTAGCTGGTGCCCTTGGCGATGGCAAGGGACTTAGCAAGGTCATCTTGATAGCTGGTACGCTGCTTTTTGCTATAACCTACACTATTTTTGCCATTAGTTTTACGCTTTTTATTTTCGTTTTAGGAGTTGCTATATTTTTTATAGGATTTAACCTTCACGAGCCCATTATGCAATCAACTGCAACAAAATTTGTAAAATCCTCACAAAAAGGCTCAGCCCTTGGTGTATTTAATTCATTTGGCTATCTAGGAAGCTTTGTTGGAGGTGCATTTGGTGGGTATATCTTGCACGCCTTTGGCTTTAAAGTACTCGCCATCATCTGCGTGGTGCTTTGCGTGATCTGGCTTATTTTACTCTTTAGCCTAAGTGATCCAAGAATTTTTAAAAACATCTACCTAAGCCCTGAGGTAAGCTTAAATTTAGAGCTTCTAAACAGCCAAAAAGGCGTGGTTGATTATTACAAAAACGAAAAAAATCAAGTGATCAAATTTGACTCCCGCCTAACAAGCGAGGCGGCCTTAAAAGAGAGCTTGAAGTTTTGA
- a CDS encoding non-canonical purine NTP pyrophosphatase, producing the protein MKIVLATSNLDKVKEIKEYLKGYEIYALSEVVKPFEIVEDGSTFQQNALIKSRAVFAKLKEQGLEGEFIALSDDSGISVDALGGEPGIYSARYFDLDENGKVCGKNADDANNRAKLISKLKALNLESSPAHYTACIAISSKFGDYTTHGFMYGEAINEERGTNGFGYDALFIPNGFNKTLGELDNETKLEISHRSKGLELANFVLKSLKKNYNN; encoded by the coding sequence ATGAAGATCGTGCTTGCGACATCAAATTTAGACAAAGTAAAAGAGATAAAAGAGTATTTAAAAGGCTATGAAATTTACGCCTTAAGCGAGGTTGTAAAGCCATTTGAGATCGTTGAAGATGGCAGCACTTTTCAGCAAAATGCACTCATAAAGTCAAGAGCCGTCTTTGCAAAGCTTAAAGAGCAGGGGCTTGAGGGCGAATTTATTGCACTTAGCGATGATAGTGGCATTAGTGTGGATGCACTTGGTGGTGAGCCAGGGATCTACTCGGCGCGTTACTTTGACCTTGATGAAAATGGCAAGGTATGCGGCAAGAACGCAGATGACGCAAACAACAGAGCAAAGTTAATTAGCAAGCTAAAGGCGCTAAATTTAGAGAGCTCACCAGCTCACTACACCGCCTGTATCGCTATTAGCTCAAAATTTGGCGACTACACGACGCACGGCTTCATGTACGGCGAAGCGATAAACGAGGAGAGGGGTACAAATGGCTTTGGTTACGACGCACTTTTTATCCCAAATGGCTTTAACAAGACACTTGGCGAGCTAGATAATGAGACAAAGCTTGAAATTTCTCACCGCTCAAAGGGACTTGAGCTTGCAAATTTCGTGCTAAAAAGTCTAAAGAAAAACTACAATAATTAG
- a CDS encoding GmrSD restriction endonuclease domain-containing protein, whose product MSKLEILEIDEEIESEETSYAKTYKLTSFGIDFPVDALVGRYKTKSIYLPDFQRNYVWKKKQASKFIESLLLGLPVPGIFLYQEDSNKMLIIDGFQRINSLSKYINEKLFNNKKFGLDLSNNEELKNHSYDELDSSSQLKLNNSIIHATIIKAEDPQQDNYTAIYEIFERLNTGGTKLSPQEVRDCVAHGRFVEKIKELSSSSDMEIMLPIDKNRKKDEEIVLRLIALSIDFEDYQGNMKQFLNDFIVKNKDLKNSELEYAVKIFVEMAQYINSLKIENIIRPSGKFSISILDSIWVGLYKNYKTLKGIDHKKVVDGIVSVVSNDKFKKSIETGKTHNKKNVFNRINIAINLLSGIER is encoded by the coding sequence ATGTCAAAATTAGAGATTTTAGAAATTGATGAAGAAATTGAATCAGAAGAAACTTCATATGCCAAAACGTACAAGTTAACAAGTTTCGGTATAGATTTTCCAGTAGATGCTTTAGTTGGTAGATATAAAACTAAGTCAATATATTTACCAGATTTTCAAAGAAATTATGTTTGGAAAAAAAAACAAGCTTCTAAATTTATAGAATCACTATTGTTGGGATTGCCAGTACCAGGAATTTTTTTATATCAGGAAGATAGTAATAAAATGCTTATTATTGATGGTTTTCAAAGAATAAACAGTCTTTCTAAATATATTAATGAAAAACTTTTTAATAATAAGAAGTTTGGATTGGACTTAAGTAATAATGAAGAACTAAAAAATCATTCATATGATGAGCTTGATAGCTCAAGTCAGTTAAAATTAAATAATTCAATAATACATGCAACCATTATAAAAGCCGAGGATCCACAACAAGACAACTACACTGCTATTTATGAGATATTTGAGAGATTAAATACTGGTGGTACTAAACTTAGCCCACAGGAGGTTAGAGATTGTGTTGCTCATGGTAGATTTGTAGAAAAAATTAAAGAACTTTCTTCTTCTTCAGACATGGAAATTATGCTCCCGATTGACAAAAATAGAAAAAAAGATGAAGAAATAGTATTAAGACTTATTGCATTATCTATAGATTTTGAAGATTATCAAGGAAATATGAAACAATTTTTAAACGATTTTATAGTAAAGAATAAGGATTTAAAAAATTCAGAGTTAGAATATGCTGTGAAAATATTTGTTGAAATGGCACAATATATAAATTCTTTAAAAATTGAAAACATAATACGTCCAAGTGGAAAATTTAGTATATCAATACTAGACTCAATATGGGTTGGATTATACAAGAATTATAAAACATTAAAAGGCATAGATCATAAAAAAGTAGTAGATGGTATAGTTAGTGTTGTTAGTAATGATAAGTTTAAAAAATCTATAGAAACAGGAAAAACTCATAATAAAAAAAATGTTTTTAATAGAATAAATATTGCAATAAATCTATTGTCTGGAATAGAGCGATGA
- a CDS encoding HEPN domain-containing protein: MKEEELKKFHKDIFELNNAIKELSANPDSKPETINYLTKFIVLQMSGYIDKYIIYLISEFCDRKLETEEAKKFISSHTEKLTNMKSENIKSLFKKFNANWIKNISEHQWISLDEIVKTRHNVAHCKDTDIRLADYMDHFEKTVHTLKIIKNNMI; the protein is encoded by the coding sequence ATGAAAGAAGAAGAACTCAAAAAATTTCATAAAGATATTTTTGAACTTAATAATGCAATAAAAGAGCTTTCGGCTAATCCAGATTCTAAACCAGAAACAATAAATTACCTAACAAAATTTATTGTATTACAAATGTCTGGTTATATTGATAAATATATTATTTATTTAATTTCAGAATTTTGTGACAGAAAATTAGAAACAGAAGAAGCGAAAAAATTTATTTCTAGTCATACTGAAAAGTTAACCAATATGAAATCTGAAAATATCAAATCGTTATTTAAAAAATTTAATGCAAATTGGATAAAGAATATTAGCGAGCATCAATGGATCTCGTTAGATGAAATTGTTAAAACAAGACATAATGTCGCACATTGCAAGGATACTGACATAAGATTGGCTGATTATATGGATCATTTTGAAAAAACCGTGCATACTTTGAAAATAATAAAAAATAATATGATTTAA
- a CDS encoding tetratricopeptide repeat protein: MKKILPFLAPICLFASSCDELIQESVREFYKSDRNLERAINLAEQATDVCLKEGNTEQAITSLINSASICMVNKEPQKALELSQRALELAANVSDKLLLARSYHSLGAAQKVLGRYDEALANFQEALKIYDNTPNAPMNDELICIKGIASAYYLKNDFDKAHENHLLALNLLDITPELSGNELVRSELLVELANDLAKLNQKDEATQNYKKVLEILNGKEQNPRVLDLLKRASNGLKEIN, from the coding sequence ATGAAGAAAATTTTGCCATTTTTAGCGCCTATTTGCCTCTTTGCAAGTAGCTGTGACGAGCTAATACAAGAGAGTGTGAGGGAGTTTTATAAAAGCGATAGAAATTTGGAGAGAGCCATAAATTTAGCCGAGCAAGCGACTGATGTCTGCTTAAAAGAGGGCAACACCGAGCAGGCGATCACTTCGCTCATAAATAGCGCTAGCATTTGCATGGTAAATAAAGAGCCACAAAAGGCGTTAGAGCTCTCACAAAGAGCCCTAGAGCTTGCGGCAAACGTTAGCGACAAGCTGCTACTAGCTCGCTCTTATCATAGCCTAGGTGCGGCACAAAAGGTGCTAGGCAGATACGACGAAGCACTTGCTAATTTTCAAGAAGCTCTAAAAATTTATGACAACACGCCAAATGCCCCAATGAACGACGAACTCATCTGTATAAAAGGCATCGCTAGCGCCTACTACCTAAAAAACGACTTTGACAAAGCCCACGAAAACCACCTTTTAGCGCTAAATTTACTTGATATCACGCCGGAGTTAAGCGGCAACGAGCTTGTGCGATCAGAGCTTTTAGTAGAGCTTGCTAACGACCTAGCAAAGCTTAATCAAAAGGACGAAGCTACCCAAAACTACAAAAAAGTGCTTGAAATTTTAAATGGCAAGGAACAAAATCCTCGCGTGCTGGATCTTTTAAAGCGAGCTAGCAATGGGCTAAAGGAGATTAACTAA
- a CDS encoding saccharopine dehydrogenase family protein: MSNILIIGAGGVSQVATVKCAMNSDVFSKITLASRTKSKCDAIAKFIKDRLGVQIDTAQIDADDTDAVVALIKKTGADLLLNVALPYQDLTLMDACSRAGIPYIDTANYEHPDTAKFEYKLQWAKDGEFKAANTMALLGSGFDPGVTNVFCAYAQQNLFDEIHEIDILDCNAGDHGYPFATNFNPEINLREVSANGRYWEAGKWIETKPMQIMFRWDYPKVGVKDSYLLYHEELESLVKNIKGLKRIRFFMTFGQSYLTHMKCLENVGMLRIDEVEHNGMKIVPIQFLKTLLPDPASLGPRTKGKTNIGCVICGLKDGKERQVYIYNVCDHEACYAETGAQAVSYTTGVPAMIGSMMVAKGIWSGKGVFNMENFDAKPFMDELNKQGLPWEIIEMKPGERYEVK, from the coding sequence ATGTCAAATATCTTAATCATAGGTGCGGGCGGCGTGAGCCAAGTCGCGACCGTAAAATGTGCGATGAACTCGGACGTTTTTAGTAAGATCACCCTTGCAAGCCGCACCAAAAGCAAGTGCGACGCGATCGCTAAATTTATAAAAGACCGCCTAGGCGTGCAAATTGACACCGCCCAGATCGATGCGGACGATACCGATGCCGTAGTCGCTCTCATCAAAAAAACGGGTGCCGATTTGCTTTTAAATGTCGCGCTACCGTATCAAGACCTAACCCTCATGGACGCGTGCTCTCGCGCCGGCATCCCATACATCGACACCGCAAACTACGAGCATCCCGACACCGCTAAATTTGAGTATAAGCTGCAGTGGGCGAAGGACGGCGAGTTTAAAGCTGCAAACACGATGGCACTGTTGGGAAGTGGCTTTGATCCGGGAGTGACGAACGTATTTTGCGCCTACGCGCAGCAAAATCTCTTTGACGAGATCCACGAGATCGACATCCTAGACTGCAACGCAGGAGATCACGGCTATCCGTTCGCGACGAATTTCAACCCAGAGATAAATTTACGCGAAGTTAGCGCAAATGGCCGCTACTGGGAGGCTGGCAAATGGATCGAAACAAAGCCGATGCAGATCATGTTTAGGTGGGACTACCCGAAAGTAGGCGTCAAGGACAGCTACCTGCTCTATCACGAGGAGCTTGAAAGCTTAGTAAAAAACATCAAAGGGCTAAAGCGAATCCGTTTTTTCATGACCTTTGGGCAAAGCTACCTAACTCACATGAAATGCCTAGAAAACGTGGGAATGCTACGCATAGACGAGGTCGAGCATAACGGTATGAAGATCGTGCCGATCCAGTTTTTAAAGACGCTTCTACCTGACCCTGCAAGCCTTGGCCCACGCACAAAAGGCAAAACAAACATCGGCTGCGTGATATGTGGGCTAAAAGATGGCAAAGAGCGCCAGGTCTACATCTACAATGTCTGCGACCACGAGGCTTGCTACGCCGAAACGGGCGCGCAGGCAGTGAGCTACACGACGGGCGTGCCTGCGATGATCGGCTCGATGATGGTCGCAAAGGGCATCTGGAGCGGAAAAGGCGTATTTAACATGGAAAATTTCGACGCCAAGCCTTTCATGGACGAGCTAAATAAGCAGGGCTTGCCGTGGGAGATAATCGAAATGAAACCCGGCGAGAGGTATGAGGTAAAATAG
- a CDS encoding multidrug effflux MFS transporter, whose product MNSSKTSLSFLVVLSALMACTSLSTDVYLPAMPTMERQLHGDAELTITGFLIGFAIAQLVWGPISDRIGRKIPLFIGMTLFAIGSVGCAMSDNMASVVFWRVFQAVGACVGPMLSRAMISDLFDSSQAAQMLSTLVIIMAIAPIVGPLLGGAILEFGSWHGIFWLMALASAVMFAMIFSLPETLPPQKRSTKPIVSSFRNYLRLLQDAKFMRYTLSVTFFYVAAYAFITGSSFVYIDYFGIPSKYYGFLFGINIVGVMALSFVNKKLVKRYALNRLLIVSTLVAALAASVLFAFAFFKTGGVLGVIIPMFFVFSMNGIIASCSNAAALDSVPQEMKGSAAALIGSLQYGSGILSSAMLAAFSAGTPWTMSWIIALFVWLSVFATYFNK is encoded by the coding sequence TTGAACTCTTCAAAAACTTCACTATCTTTTTTAGTCGTGCTAAGCGCGCTTATGGCGTGTACATCGCTATCTACGGACGTATATCTGCCCGCTATGCCTACGATGGAGCGACAGTTGCATGGCGATGCGGAGCTCACGATAACGGGCTTTTTGATCGGCTTTGCTATCGCGCAGCTCGTCTGGGGGCCTATCAGCGATAGGATCGGGCGTAAAATCCCGCTTTTTATCGGTATGACGCTCTTTGCGATCGGATCAGTAGGATGCGCGATGTCGGACAATATGGCTAGCGTAGTGTTCTGGCGCGTGTTTCAGGCCGTGGGCGCATGCGTAGGACCGATGCTAAGCAGGGCAATGATTAGCGATCTTTTTGATAGCTCGCAGGCCGCACAGATGCTCTCTACGCTGGTTATTATCATGGCGATAGCGCCGATAGTGGGTCCGTTATTGGGCGGCGCGATACTGGAATTCGGCTCTTGGCACGGGATATTTTGGCTGATGGCGCTAGCTAGCGCGGTTATGTTTGCGATGATTTTTTCTCTACCGGAGACCTTGCCGCCGCAAAAGCGCTCCACAAAGCCCATCGTATCGTCTTTTAGAAACTATCTAAGATTATTGCAAGACGCCAAATTTATGCGCTACACTCTTAGCGTGACGTTCTTCTACGTAGCCGCCTATGCCTTTATCACGGGCTCATCGTTTGTATATATCGATTATTTCGGCATTCCTAGCAAATACTACGGATTTTTATTCGGTATAAACATCGTGGGCGTCATGGCGCTAAGTTTCGTAAACAAAAAGCTGGTAAAGCGCTATGCGCTAAACCGCCTACTCATAGTCTCCACGCTCGTCGCCGCGCTTGCTGCCAGCGTGCTGTTTGCGTTCGCATTTTTCAAAACAGGCGGCGTTCTTGGCGTGATAATCCCGATGTTTTTCGTTTTTAGCATGAACGGCATCATCGCTTCTTGCTCCAATGCCGCCGCTCTTGATAGCGTGCCGCAGGAGATGAAGGGCTCGGCCGCTGCGCTCATCGGCTCGTTGCAATACGGCAGCGGCATCCTCTCCTCGGCGATGCTTGCGGCGTTTTCTGCGGGTACGCCGTGGACGATGTCTTGGATAATAGCTCTGTTTGTTTGGCTAAGCGTGTTTGCTACGTATTTTAATAAATAA
- a CDS encoding NnrS family protein, which produces MINNFFTHPMRIFFLMSAACAVLGASVFFTPTDFVSLHKFIFLQLFLALAYAGFLLTGLTDWTNFQASLKIHAYILFSLFFTSFILAFFSLFLAHCFITFFWLYLVLLCLYMIWQDKNDDQFGVLGFLFGILGFEIYYLISGNEKFLNLQVFIHVIAILLISYRVSVVLGKEALKREKGMDEAVFVPNFIYKNIAICCVCAFLLLNIFFEGSMGVYYAAIACGSAVLAKLKEWHYKELFRHSFVFLYYFMQLFLALGFLGIGFSGIFGLHLETNFMHLIAINAVIFSVMLIFNVAGLRHSGQKLEFLRLSRIAFILVLLAGVSRGILAYFWSGFYIHLPATLIAIAFVFWLINFYVIFRDNDFSDDPE; this is translated from the coding sequence ATGATTAATAACTTTTTTACTCATCCTATGAGGATATTTTTCTTAATGAGTGCCGCCTGTGCGGTGCTTGGTGCTAGTGTGTTTTTTACTCCAACTGATTTTGTGAGTTTGCATAAATTTATATTTTTGCAACTTTTCTTAGCGCTTGCTTATGCTGGATTTTTGCTAACTGGACTAACTGATTGGACAAATTTTCAAGCATCTTTAAAAATACACGCCTATATATTATTTTCACTCTTTTTTACAAGCTTTATCTTGGCATTTTTTAGTCTATTTTTAGCACACTGCTTTATCACTTTTTTTTGGCTTTACTTGGTTTTGCTTTGCCTTTATATGATCTGGCAGGATAAAAACGATGATCAATTTGGCGTGCTTGGCTTTTTGTTTGGCATTTTAGGTTTTGAAATTTATTATCTAATAAGCGGCAATGAAAAATTTCTAAATTTACAAGTTTTTATCCACGTGATCGCTATTTTACTCATCTCGTACCGCGTTAGTGTCGTGCTTGGAAAAGAAGCGCTAAAAAGAGAAAAAGGTATGGATGAAGCTGTTTTTGTGCCAAATTTTATCTATAAAAATATCGCTATCTGCTGCGTTTGTGCTTTTTTGCTTTTAAATATATTTTTTGAAGGAAGTATGGGTGTCTATTATGCTGCGATAGCTTGTGGAAGTGCGGTACTTGCAAAGCTTAAAGAATGGCATTATAAAGAGCTTTTTAGGCATAGTTTTGTATTTTTATACTATTTTATGCAACTATTTTTAGCGCTTGGATTTTTAGGAATCGGCTTTAGCGGTATTTTTGGGCTCCATCTTGAAACAAATTTTATGCATCTAATAGCGATAAATGCGGTAATTTTTAGCGTGATGCTTATATTTAATGTCGCAGGACTTCGTCACAGCGGACAAAAGCTTGAGTTTTTACGCCTTAGTAGAATTGCTTTTATTTTAGTTCTTTTAGCTGGTGTTAGCAGAGGAATTTTGGCTTATTTTTGGAGTGGCTTTTACATTCATTTACCAGCAACACTCATAGCAATCGCTTTTGTTTTTTGGCTCATAAATTTTTATGTGATCTTTAGGGATAACGATTTTAGCGATGATCCAGAGTAA
- a CDS encoding ABC transporter ATP-binding protein has protein sequence MLELKNVEYEILRDKVVRNFSLNVKGGEVVTLFGPSGCGKTTILRLISGLNEPRKGKIFNNFKKTTYFFQENRLLTWKNALENVLLVMDKPDINAVLELFKKVGLSQKDTLKYPSELSGGMRQRVAFVRAVVTKPDLLLMDEPFSGLDYDMKEILIEIIGQRVSEGMSVVLVTHDRMEAVKMSNRIYFLSSKGAVIQRELEIDKNFKERDFTFISKMIDENFKGQIYYD, from the coding sequence ATGCTTGAGCTTAAAAATGTAGAGTATGAAATTTTAAGAGATAAGGTCGTAAGGAATTTTAGTCTAAATGTAAAAGGTGGCGAGGTGGTGACGCTTTTTGGACCATCAGGATGTGGCAAGACAACGATACTTCGGCTTATTAGCGGACTAAATGAGCCTAGAAAAGGAAAAATTTTTAATAACTTTAAAAAGACTACATATTTTTTTCAAGAAAATCGCCTGCTAACATGGAAAAATGCTCTTGAAAATGTACTTTTAGTTATGGATAAACCAGACATTAACGCTGTTTTAGAGCTTTTTAAAAAGGTTGGATTAAGCCAAAAAGACACTTTAAAATACCCAAGCGAGCTAAGCGGCGGTATGAGACAAAGGGTAGCTTTCGTAAGAGCGGTCGTAACAAAGCCTGATCTACTTTTGATGGATGAGCCTTTTTCTGGGCTTGACTATGATATGAAAGAAATTTTAATTGAGATTATTGGCCAAAGAGTGAGCGAAGGTATGAGCGTAGTTCTCGTCACGCACGATAGAATGGAGGCTGTAAAGATGTCAAATAGAATTTATTTCCTATCAAGTAAAGGTGCAGTCATACAAAGAGAACTTGAAATAGACAAAAATTTCAAAGAGCGCGATTTTACTTTTATTAGCAAGATGATAGATGAAAATTTTAAAGGGCAAATTTATTATGATTAA
- a CDS encoding ABC transporter permease, whose protein sequence is MILIDGIKKDRSSFLKIIDYFWGGFSGFAVVFLILAIWQVGSEFSSPLLLPPPKDVFLKACEILKDYKNSEINITLCRSLIGVCSATFFGIFLGLIAGSFKSFAAFLKPVITLLLSMPPIIWIVLAIFWFGFGNFSTVFTIFITVLPLTFASSAVAMSSVDEELKEMFDAYNLGILKKIRHLYIPHLTSYIISSISVAVAMGVKIVIMAELLGANNGMGAKIANARAMLETTEVMAYVLLSITLIMLFEYLIIEPLKIALMPWRR, encoded by the coding sequence ATGATACTAATCGATGGCATTAAAAAAGATCGCTCAAGCTTTTTAAAAATAATTGACTATTTTTGGGGCGGATTTAGTGGATTTGCCGTAGTTTTTTTGATCTTAGCCATTTGGCAAGTGGGAAGCGAGTTTAGCTCCCCACTCCTACTTCCACCACCAAAAGATGTATTTTTAAAAGCCTGTGAAATTTTAAAAGATTATAAAAACAGCGAGATAAACATAACACTTTGCAGATCACTGATCGGAGTTTGCTCGGCAACATTTTTTGGTATATTTTTAGGGCTAATAGCAGGTAGCTTTAAAAGTTTTGCAGCCTTTTTAAAACCTGTTATAACCTTGCTTTTGTCAATGCCGCCGATTATTTGGATAGTGCTTGCTATTTTTTGGTTTGGATTTGGAAATTTTAGCACCGTTTTTACTATCTTTATAACCGTTTTACCGCTTACTTTTGCAAGCTCAGCAGTTGCTATGAGTAGCGTAGATGAGGAGCTAAAAGAGATGTTTGACGCTTATAATCTAGGAATTTTAAAAAAGATAAGACACCTTTACATCCCACATCTTACGAGCTACATAATAAGCTCTATTAGCGTAGCTGTCGCAATGGGTGTAAAGATAGTCATAATGGCTGAGCTACTGGGTGCAAATAACGGTATGGGAGCAAAGATAGCAAATGCAAGGGCAATGCTTGAAACAACCGAGGTAATGGCGTATGTTCTTTTAAGCATCACTCTTATCATGCTTTTTGAATACCTCATCATCGAGCCACTAAAAATAGCTTTGATGCCTTGGAGAAGATGA
- a CDS encoding ABC transporter substrate-binding protein, protein MLDRRKFLGLSTALGVSAFAPNLFAKESFTMWGAPAIPSVIMAVASLQGELNKTYDVSLNIWKTPDQLRAGVASGDIKVTMSPSNVAANLRNQGLDFAMLNLLTLGVMNAMVKDEKIKNLEDFVGKKLIMPFRGDMPDLVLRALCKKRGIDVNKIDITYTATPPEALLLFLQKDFDILIVPQPLGEATILRGKKAGVSVHYSVDFPKIWGESFGTKPIIPMAGIIVERGFYEKNLNLFDTLHSDLKNALSWILENKQSAAKIGSSYLPAPEVALANAFDKANLTVTKANELQNEIMAFFEEIYQFNPKFLGGKMPDKGLFL, encoded by the coding sequence ATGTTAGATAGAAGAAAATTTTTAGGACTTAGCACAGCTTTAGGCGTTAGCGCATTTGCACCAAATTTATTTGCAAAAGAGAGCTTTACTATGTGGGGCGCGCCGGCGATTCCAAGCGTCATAATGGCAGTTGCTTCACTGCAAGGGGAGTTAAATAAAACTTATGATGTAAGCCTAAATATCTGGAAAACACCAGATCAGCTTCGTGCAGGCGTCGCTAGCGGAGATATTAAAGTCACGATGTCGCCATCAAATGTCGCAGCAAATTTAAGAAATCAAGGGCTTGATTTTGCGATGTTAAATTTACTGACACTTGGCGTTATGAACGCTATGGTTAAGGATGAAAAGATCAAAAATTTAGAGGATTTTGTAGGCAAAAAGCTCATCATGCCATTTCGAGGCGACATGCCTGATCTTGTTTTAAGAGCGCTTTGCAAGAAGAGAGGCATAGACGTTAACAAGATAGACATCACCTATACAGCAACGCCACCTGAGGCTTTGCTTTTATTTTTACAAAAAGATTTTGACATTTTAATAGTTCCACAACCTCTTGGTGAAGCGACTATTTTGCGCGGTAAAAAAGCAGGCGTTAGCGTGCATTACTCAGTTGATTTTCCAAAAATTTGGGGCGAAAGCTTTGGCACAAAACCGATAATCCCAATGGCTGGCATTATCGTAGAAAGAGGCTTTTACGAGAAAAACTTAAATCTATTTGACACGCTTCATAGTGACCTTAAAAATGCACTTTCATGGATACTTGAAAACAAACAAAGTGCAGCAAAGATAGGTTCAAGCTACTTGCCAGCTCCAGAAGTAGCACTTGCAAATGCTTTTGATAAGGCAAATTTAACGGTTACAAAAGCAAATGAACTACAAAATGAGATCATGGCATTTTTTGAAGAAATTTATCAGTTTAATCCAAAATTTCTAGGCGGCAAGATGCCAGATAAAGGTCTATTTTTATGA